In Hippoglossus stenolepis isolate QCI-W04-F060 chromosome 5, HSTE1.2, whole genome shotgun sequence, one genomic interval encodes:
- the LOC118109658 gene encoding uncharacterized protein LOC118109658 — protein MESGLNPLPQFPENSYKMTEEDVKRLIEFRASNEALFTGKRNSAKIAWSTILKGLGLEGKLTADQIAKKWDNLRTKYKDLKQPYQGQDSMGGVVESWPWFHIMDEAMQGRLYNSNLVLSLEAAANTGHRGNSQSSQTQENTDILEFLIKTEMDDTVAAETVEDDGMGHTEAPPTEGVPMGWRRMTECSYKMTEPETERMIKLRAANEALFTGRKHSAKPAWRAILYELGLQGKLTTDQLAKKWDNLKRRYKELKFPARGVETNPSSWPWFYRMNDAMEGRFANVAPILTPIVEDEDEDCEPLSPAPKKRARRSRGGMAEFLTESEMDLLVDNEEKNGSTALGELHRMSEFTYKLTEDDTRRLIELRAANESLFTGRRNTAKPAWRGIVKEMGLTGKITPDQVAKKWDNLKTKFKDLKFPPRGMENQTNPASWPWFHLMNDALEGRLSGKAPKVTPIWTNEEDAVFGSSPPDRDCLMAERSSVSELESMVGGDNTESDGNVTYIDASGEECSTPSDLSYKMTDQDTRMMIKLRAANEGLFTGRRNAAKAAWKAILKELGLQGKVSTYQMAKKWDNLKRRYKDLKYPPVGMESVADSASSWPWFHLMNDAMEGRLASSAPLLTPVTQDDDQQLDPAPRHRSRHVPPPPPAPSSDYGQEAFCDGAEQNQRSSEVCDGQLGGLDREWEMVERERTALEQEREMVERDRAAVDRERAAVQAERLWLERERAAVERDRAMVEQERAALGREREVLDQRALMLNPVGTSGHLSALM, from the exons ATGGAGTCCGGCCTCAACCCGCTGCCACAGTTCCCGGAGAACTCCTATAAAA TGACTGAGGAGGACGTGAAGAGGCTGATTGAGTTCAGGGCGTCCAACGAGGCTCTGTTCACCGGGAAAAGAAACTCTGCCAAGATAGCGTGGAG CACCATCCTGAAGGGCCTGGGTCTGGAGGGGAAGCTGACCGCAGACCAGATCGCCAAGAAGTGGGACAACCTGCGGACAAAGTACAAG GATCTGAAGCAGCCCTACCAGGGTCAGGACAGCATGGGGGGTGTCGTGGAGTCGTGGCCCTGGTTCCACATCATGGATGAAGCCATGCAGGGTCGACTCTACAACAGCAACCTGGTGCTAAGCCTGGAGGCCGCCGCCAACACTGGTCACCGCGGCAACAGCCAGTCAAGCCAGACGCAGGAGAACACTGACATCCTGGAGTTCCTCATCAAGACGGAGATGGACGATACAGTGGCAGCGGAGACGGTGGAGGACGATGGGATGGGTCACACGGAGGCTCCTCCCACAGAGGGAGTCCCAATGGGCTGGAGGAGGATGACCGAGTGCTCGTATAAAA TGACTGAACCAGAAACAGAGCGAATGATCAAACTTCGAGCTGCGAACGAAGCGCTCTTCACTGGCAGGAAGCATTCAGCCAAACCGGCCTGGAG AGCCATTCTGTACGAGCTGGGTCTTCAGGGGAAGCTGACCACTGATCAGTTAGCCAAGAAGTGGGACAACCTGAAGAGGAGGTACAAG GAGCTGAAGTTTCCTGCTCGAGGGGTGGAGACGAACCCCAGCTCCTGGCCCTGGTTCTACCGAATGAACGACGCCATGGAGGGACGATTTGCCAACGTCGCTCCCATCCTCACGCCCATTGTGGAGGACGAAGATGAAGACTGCGAGCCTCTGTCCCCAGCGCCCAAGAAACGAGCCCGCCGGAGCCGAGGGGGGATGGCGGAGTTTCTGACGGAGTCGGAGATGGACCTGCTGGTTGACAATGAGGAGAAGAATGGGTCCACAGCTTTGGGAGAGCTGCACCGGATGTCGGAGTTTACCTATAAAT TGACAGAAGACGACACCAGGCGACTGATAGAGTTACGAGCTGCTAACGAGTCTCTGTTCACCGGGAGGAGAAACACTGCAAAGCCGGCCTGGAG GGGGATAGTGAAGGAGATGGGTCTGACGGGGAAGATAACACCAGACCAGGTCGCCAAGAAGTGGGACAACCTCAAGACCAAATTCAAG GACTTGAAGTTCCCTCCCCGGGGGATGGAGAACCAGACTAACCCGGCCTCATGGCCCTGGTTCCACCTGATGAATGATGCCCTGGAGGGACGTCTGTCGGGCAAAGCTCCCAAAGTGACACCCATCTGGACCAATGAGGAGGACGCCGTCTTTGGCTCGTCTCCTCCCGACAGAGACTGTTTGATGGCAGAGAGGAGCAGCGTGTCGGAGCTAGAGAGTATGGTCGGGGGGGACAACACCGAGTCTGATGGGAACGTCACCTACATCGACGCCAGTGGAGAGGAGTGTTCAACGCCCTCTGACCTCTCATACAAAA TGACCGACCAGGACACCAGGATGATGATTAAACTCCGAGCGGCTAACGAAGGCTTGTTCACCGGGAGGAGGAACGCTGCCAAAGCCGCCTGGAA gGCCATCCTGAAGGAGCTGGGGCTGCAGGGGAAGGTCTCAACCTACCAAATGGCAAAGAAATGGGACAACCTGAAGAGGAGATACAAG GATCTCAAGTATCCTCCTGTAGGGATGGAGAGTGTAGCAGACAGCGCCTCCTCCTGGCCGTGGTTTCACCTGATGAATGACGCCATGGAAGGCCGGCTGGCCAGCAGCGCCCCCCTCCTCACACCCGTCACCCAGGACGATGACCAGCAGCTTGACCCCGCCCCTAGACACAGGTCCCGCCacgtccctcctcctccacccgcCCCCTCCTCTGACTACGGACAGGAGGCGTTCTGCGACGGCGCCGAGCAGAACCAGCGGAGCTCGGAGGTGTGCGATGGGCAGCTGGGAGGACTGGACAGGGAGTGGGAGatggtggagagggagagaacagcgctggagcaggagagggagatggtGGAGAGAGATAGGGCGGcggtggacagagagagggcgGCGGTGCAGGCAGAGAGGCTGtggttggagagagagagggcggcGGTGGAACGGGACCGAGCCATGGTGGAGCAGGAGAGGGCGGCgctgggcagagagagggaggtgctGGACCAAAGAGCCTTGATGCTGAACCCGGTCGGAACCTCCGGACACCTCAGCGCCCTGATGTAG
- the LOC118110240 gene encoding uncharacterized protein LOC118110240 isoform X2, which translates to MIQLRASNAAIFTGRKNSAMRGWRAIGREMGLQGLMSARQLKKKWNNLKEKYKVLKNPPVGMENSTTPSSWRWFHLMDQAMSGGLAGTANVVQPSLLDEDEAHAADLPPLSPHSMEEDFSAFSAIEAGSLKGVGVLGGILEATRAEPPAEGAAAGGDGFNVRIAQSQSVINGSTLPPDRTTAAAPNTNKTSSSAGNMVQDAMELDRKLSELQRERRALEREQAEFDRELIALERDRALLNRDMAALQRELTAVERERAAVDKDRAFLDRDRAFLDRDRAFLERDRAVLDRDRAFVERAQDELARERALFRREREAVRGSAEMTTEEVVLQTRFYQNLRPADLDPDQLETRQRLVSLFQKLVEKL; encoded by the exons ATGATTCAGCTTCGTGCCTCCAACGCCGCCATCTTCACCGGGCGGAAGAACTCGGCCATGAGAGGCTGGAG GGCCATCGGGAGGGAGATGGGGCTCCAGGGGCTGATGTCGGCTcggcagctgaagaagaaatGGAACAACTTGAAAGAAAAGTACAAG GTGCTGAAGAACCCTCCGGTGGGGATGGAGAACTCGACCACACCCAGCTCGTGGCGCTGGTTTCACCTGATGGACCAGGCCATGAGTGGTGGCCTGGCTGGGACCGCTAACGTCGTGCAGCCCTCCCTGTTGGACGAAGACGAGGCACACGCTGCAGACCTGCCTCCGCTCAGCCCTCACAGCATGGAGGAGGATTTTTCTGCGTTCAGTGCCATTGAAGCAGGAAGTCtgaagggggtgggggtgcttGGGGGGATCCTGGAGGCGACCAGAGCTGAACcacctgcagagggcgctgcagCCGGAGGAGATGGGTTCAACGTGAGAATCGCCCAGAGTCAATCTGTGATAAACGGAAGCACGTTACCGCCGGACcgcaccactgctgctgcaccaaaCACCAACAAGACAAGCTCCTCTGCAGGAAACATGGTGCAGGACGCCATGGAGCTGGACAGGAAgctgtctgagctgcagagagagaggcgggctctggagagagagcaggcagaGTTCGACAGGGAGCTGATTGCTTTAGAGAGAGACCGAGCGCTGCTGAACAGAGACATGGCCGCCCTGCAGCGAGAGCTGACGGctgtagagagagagcgagcggctGTGGACAAAGACCGAGCGTTTCTGGACCGAGACCGAGCTTTTCTGGATCGAGACCGAGCTTTtctggagagagacagagccgTTCTGGATAGAGACAGAGCGTTTGTGGAAAGAGCTCAAGACGAGttggcgagagagagagcactgttcaggagagagagggaggcggtCAGAGGTTCGGCTGAGATGACGACAGAGGAGGTGGTTCTTCAGACCAGGTTCTACCAGAACCTGAGGCCTGCAGATCTGGACCCAGACCAGCTGGAGACCAGACAGAGACTTGTGTCTTTGTTCCAGAAGCTGGTGGAGAAACTGTGA
- the LOC118110240 gene encoding uncharacterized protein LOC118110240 isoform X1, with protein MANTFRMTDVHIRTMIQLRASNAAIFTGRKNSAMRGWRAIGREMGLQGLMSARQLKKKWNNLKEKYKVLKNPPVGMENSTTPSSWRWFHLMDQAMSGGLAGTANVVQPSLLDEDEAHAADLPPLSPHSMEEDFSAFSAIEAGSLKGVGVLGGILEATRAEPPAEGAAAGGDGFNVRIAQSQSVINGSTLPPDRTTAAAPNTNKTSSSAGNMVQDAMELDRKLSELQRERRALEREQAEFDRELIALERDRALLNRDMAALQRELTAVERERAAVDKDRAFLDRDRAFLDRDRAFLERDRAVLDRDRAFVERAQDELARERALFRREREAVRGSAEMTTEEVVLQTRFYQNLRPADLDPDQLETRQRLVSLFQKLVEKL; from the exons ATGGCGAACACGTTCAGAA TGACAGACGTACACATCCGGACGATGATTCAGCTTCGTGCCTCCAACGCCGCCATCTTCACCGGGCGGAAGAACTCGGCCATGAGAGGCTGGAG GGCCATCGGGAGGGAGATGGGGCTCCAGGGGCTGATGTCGGCTcggcagctgaagaagaaatGGAACAACTTGAAAGAAAAGTACAAG GTGCTGAAGAACCCTCCGGTGGGGATGGAGAACTCGACCACACCCAGCTCGTGGCGCTGGTTTCACCTGATGGACCAGGCCATGAGTGGTGGCCTGGCTGGGACCGCTAACGTCGTGCAGCCCTCCCTGTTGGACGAAGACGAGGCACACGCTGCAGACCTGCCTCCGCTCAGCCCTCACAGCATGGAGGAGGATTTTTCTGCGTTCAGTGCCATTGAAGCAGGAAGTCtgaagggggtgggggtgcttGGGGGGATCCTGGAGGCGACCAGAGCTGAACcacctgcagagggcgctgcagCCGGAGGAGATGGGTTCAACGTGAGAATCGCCCAGAGTCAATCTGTGATAAACGGAAGCACGTTACCGCCGGACcgcaccactgctgctgcaccaaaCACCAACAAGACAAGCTCCTCTGCAGGAAACATGGTGCAGGACGCCATGGAGCTGGACAGGAAgctgtctgagctgcagagagagaggcgggctctggagagagagcaggcagaGTTCGACAGGGAGCTGATTGCTTTAGAGAGAGACCGAGCGCTGCTGAACAGAGACATGGCCGCCCTGCAGCGAGAGCTGACGGctgtagagagagagcgagcggctGTGGACAAAGACCGAGCGTTTCTGGACCGAGACCGAGCTTTTCTGGATCGAGACCGAGCTTTtctggagagagacagagccgTTCTGGATAGAGACAGAGCGTTTGTGGAAAGAGCTCAAGACGAGttggcgagagagagagcactgttcaggagagagagggaggcggtCAGAGGTTCGGCTGAGATGACGACAGAGGAGGTGGTTCTTCAGACCAGGTTCTACCAGAACCTGAGGCCTGCAGATCTGGACCCAGACCAGCTGGAGACCAGACAGAGACTTGTGTCTTTGTTCCAGAAGCTGGTGGAGAAACTGTGA
- the LOC118110240 gene encoding uncharacterized protein LOC118110240 isoform X3 produces MGLQGLMSARQLKKKWNNLKEKYKVLKNPPVGMENSTTPSSWRWFHLMDQAMSGGLAGTANVVQPSLLDEDEAHAADLPPLSPHSMEEDFSAFSAIEAGSLKGVGVLGGILEATRAEPPAEGAAAGGDGFNVRIAQSQSVINGSTLPPDRTTAAAPNTNKTSSSAGNMVQDAMELDRKLSELQRERRALEREQAEFDRELIALERDRALLNRDMAALQRELTAVERERAAVDKDRAFLDRDRAFLDRDRAFLERDRAVLDRDRAFVERAQDELARERALFRREREAVRGSAEMTTEEVVLQTRFYQNLRPADLDPDQLETRQRLVSLFQKLVEKL; encoded by the exons ATGGGGCTCCAGGGGCTGATGTCGGCTcggcagctgaagaagaaatGGAACAACTTGAAAGAAAAGTACAAG GTGCTGAAGAACCCTCCGGTGGGGATGGAGAACTCGACCACACCCAGCTCGTGGCGCTGGTTTCACCTGATGGACCAGGCCATGAGTGGTGGCCTGGCTGGGACCGCTAACGTCGTGCAGCCCTCCCTGTTGGACGAAGACGAGGCACACGCTGCAGACCTGCCTCCGCTCAGCCCTCACAGCATGGAGGAGGATTTTTCTGCGTTCAGTGCCATTGAAGCAGGAAGTCtgaagggggtgggggtgcttGGGGGGATCCTGGAGGCGACCAGAGCTGAACcacctgcagagggcgctgcagCCGGAGGAGATGGGTTCAACGTGAGAATCGCCCAGAGTCAATCTGTGATAAACGGAAGCACGTTACCGCCGGACcgcaccactgctgctgcaccaaaCACCAACAAGACAAGCTCCTCTGCAGGAAACATGGTGCAGGACGCCATGGAGCTGGACAGGAAgctgtctgagctgcagagagagaggcgggctctggagagagagcaggcagaGTTCGACAGGGAGCTGATTGCTTTAGAGAGAGACCGAGCGCTGCTGAACAGAGACATGGCCGCCCTGCAGCGAGAGCTGACGGctgtagagagagagcgagcggctGTGGACAAAGACCGAGCGTTTCTGGACCGAGACCGAGCTTTTCTGGATCGAGACCGAGCTTTtctggagagagacagagccgTTCTGGATAGAGACAGAGCGTTTGTGGAAAGAGCTCAAGACGAGttggcgagagagagagcactgttcaggagagagagggaggcggtCAGAGGTTCGGCTGAGATGACGACAGAGGAGGTGGTTCTTCAGACCAGGTTCTACCAGAACCTGAGGCCTGCAGATCTGGACCCAGACCAGCTGGAGACCAGACAGAGACTTGTGTCTTTGTTCCAGAAGCTGGTGGAGAAACTGTGA
- the kcnj11l gene encoding potassium inwardly rectifying channel subfamily J member 11, like yields MLARKGLLPDGFLLTRLAEDQNQPNRSRSRSQRARFITKTGSCNVAHKNIMEQGRFLQDVFTTMVDLKWQHSLLIFTSAFLCSWMLFAMIWWLLAFAHGDLEPRDPDGKPGPVPCVTAIHSFTSAFLFSIEVQVTIGFGGRMVTEECPLAITVLIIQNILGLIINAVMLGCVFMKTAQANRRAETLIFSRNAVIAPRNGRPTFMFRVGDLRKSMIISATVQLQVIRRTVTAEGEVIPVCQLDIQVENPLRSNGIFLVSPLIISHTMERGSPLYELSAQSLAAEDLEIIVILEGVVETTGITMQARTSYTPEEILWGRRFVSIITEEDGRHCVDYSKFGNTVPVRMSSLSAKELDQTRGVQEGGSEAQLQGWGLVRAGRGGFRRGGRACDSSAPQPWYAQSEKLERVAEQKGQKKTMQLEVIGRQMEEDGLGDMSD; encoded by the exons ATGTTGGCCAGGAAGGGTCTCCTGCCCGACGGCTTCTTGCTGACCCGTCTGGCCGAGGACCAGAACCAGCCGAACCGCAGCCGGTCTCGATCTCAGCGAGCTCGCTTCATCACCAAGACCGGATCCTGCAACGTGGCCCACAAGAACATCATGGAGCAG GGTCGGTTCCTGCAGGACGTCTTCACCACCATGGTGGACCTGAAGTGGCAGCACTCCCTGCTCATCTTCACCTCAGCCTTCCTCTGTTCCTGGATGCTCTTCGCTATGATCTGGTGGCTCTTGGCCTTCGCCCATGGAGACCTGGAGCCTCGTGACCCTGACGGCAAGCCGGGCCCTGTCCCCTGCGTCACTGCCATCCACTCCTTCACCTCtgccttcctcttctccattgAAGTCCAG GTGACCATCGGTTTTGGCGGCAGGATGGTGACGGAGGAGTGTCCCTTGGCCATCACCGTGTTGATCATCCAGAACATTCTGGGGCTCATCATCAACGCCGTTATGCTCGGCTGCGTCTTCATGAAGACGGCTCAGGCCAACCGCCGCGCAGAGACACTCATCTTCTCCAGAAATGCCGTCATCGCTCCTCGAAACGGTCGGCCGACCTTCATGTTCAGAGTCGGAGACCTGAGGAAAAGTATGATCATCTCTGCCACTGTCCAGCTGCAG GTGATCCGACGGACGGTCACGGCGGAGGGCGAGGTGATCCCGGTGTGTCAGCTGGACATCCAGGTGGAGAACCCTCTGAGGAGCAACGGCATCTTCCTGGTTTCTCCTCTGATCATCAGCCACACCATGGAGAGAGGGAGCCCCCTGTACGAGCTCTCCGCCCAGTCGCTGGCGGCCGAGGACCTGGAGATCATCGTCATCCTGGAAG GCGTAGTGGAGACCACAGGGATCACCATGCAGGCCCGCACCTCCTACACCCCCGAGGAGATCCTGTGGGGGAGGCGCTTCGTCTCCATCATAACGGAGGAGGACGGTCGCCACTGCGTCGACTACTCCAAGTTCGGCAACACGGTTCCCGTCCGGATGTCGTCTCTCAGCGCCAAGGAGCTGGACCAAACCAGAGGCGTCCAGGAGGGGGGGTCCGAGGCGCAGCTGCAGGGGTGGGGGTTGGTTCGAGCCGGCAGAGGAGGCTTCCGCAGAGGAGGCAGGGCCTGCGACAGCTCCGCCCCTCAGCCCTGGTATGCCCAATCAGAGAAACTGGAGAGAGTGGCGGAGCAGAAAGGACAGAAGAAGACGATGCAGCTGGAGGTCATTGGACGACAGATGGAAGAGGACGGACTGGGAGACATGAGTGACTGA
- the LOC124851878 gene encoding LOW QUALITY PROTEIN: tripartite motif-containing protein 16-like (The sequence of the model RefSeq protein was modified relative to this genomic sequence to represent the inferred CDS: deleted 2 bases in 1 codon) — translation MAQQENQLDRERFCCSICLDLLKDPVTTGCGHSYCKSCINTHWDKEERGSYSCPQCRQTFTPRPVLRKNTMLADLVEELKKTGLQAAPADHCYAGPEDVACDVCTGRKLKALKSCLNCLASYCEKHLQPHLQSAPLKKHKLVEPSEKLQENICSRHDEVMKMFCRTDQQCICYLCSVDEHKDHDTVSAAAERTERQRELGLRRQTIQQRVQDTEKDVKLLQQEEEAVNGSADKAVKDSEKIFTELIRLLEKRSSDVKQQIRSKQQTEVSRVRELQERLEQEITELKRKDHELKQLSDTEDHNQFLHNYPSLSPLSESTHSSSIRIRPLRYFEDVTAAVSQVRGRLQDILSETETEILQIVSQVDVLLPQPEPETRADFLKYSQEIKLDPNTVNKQLLLSEGNRKVTRMSKDQSYSNHPDRFTDRCQVLSRESLTGRCYWEVEVIGGVGVAVTYKNISREGKSPECRFGFNDKSWSLYCDGNSYNFYYNSIRTPVSGPLSSRVGVYLDHSAGVLSFYRVSDTMTLLHRVQTTFTQPLYAGVSVYYPGSTAEFCKLK, via the exons atggcgcagcaagaaaatcaactggacagagaaagattctgctgttcgatctgtctggatctactgaaggatccggtgactactggctgtggacacagctactgtaagagctgtattaacacccactgggacaaa gaggagagaggaagctacagctgccctcagtgtagacagaccttcacaccgaggcctgtcctgaggaaaaacaccatgttagctgatttagtggaggagctgaagaagactggactccaagctgctcctgctgatcactgctatgctggacctgaagatgtggcctgtgatgtctgcactgggaggaaactgaaagctctcaagtcctgtttgaattgtttggcctcttattgtgaaaaacacctccagcctcatcttcagtcagctccattgaagaagcacaagctggtggagccctcggagaagctccaggagaacatctgctctcgtcacgatgaggtgatgaagatgttctgccgcactgatcagcagtgtatctgttatctctgctctgtggatgaacataaagaccacgacacagtgtcagctgcagcagaaaggactgagaggcagagagagctcgggctgaggagacaaacaatccagcagagagtccaggacacagagaaagatgtgaagctgcttcaacaggaggaggaggccgtcaatggctctgctgataaagcagtgaaggacagtgagaagatcttcactgagctgatccgtctgctggagaaaagaagctctgatgtgaagcagcagatcagatccaagcagcaaactgaagtgagtcgagtcagagagcttcaggagagactggagcaggagatcactgagctgaagaggaaagaccatgaactgaagcagctctcagacacagaggatcacaaccagtttctacacaactacccctcactgtcaccactcagtgaatctacacactcatccagcatcaggatccgtcctctgaggtactttgaggacgtgacagcagctgtgtcccaggtcagaggtcgactacaggacattctgagtgagacagagacagagattttacagattgtgtctcaagtggatgttttactgccacaaccagagccagagaccagagctgacttcttaaaatattcacaggaaatcaaactggatccaaacacagtaaacaaacagctgttattatctgagggaaacagaaaagtaacacgTATGAGTAAAGatcagtcttattctaatcacccagacagattcactgataggtgtcaggtcctgagtagagagagtctgactggacgttgttactgggaggtggaggtgataGGAGGAGttggtgtagcagtcacatacaagaatatcagcagagaaGGAAAGTCACCTGAATGTAGAtttggattcaatgataaatcttggtcattatattgTGATGGAAACAGTTAtaacttttattacaacagcatcaggactccagtgtcaggtcctctgtcctccagagtaggagtgtacctggatcacagtgcaggtgttctgtccttctacagagtctctgacaccatgactctcctccacagagtccagaccacattcactcagcctctctatgctggagttagtGTTTATTATCctggatccacagctgagttctgtaaactcaaatag
- the LOC118112648 gene encoding LOW QUALITY PROTEIN: tripartite motif-containing protein 16-like (The sequence of the model RefSeq protein was modified relative to this genomic sequence to represent the inferred CDS: inserted 1 base in 1 codon), which produces MLSSRKLLNLWDKEEETGSYSCPQCGQTFTPRPVLGKNTMFADLVEELKKTGLQAAPADHCYAGPEDVACDVCTGRKLKALKSCLNCLASYCEKHLQPHLQSAPLKKDKLVEPSEKLQENICSRHDEVMKMFCRTDQQCICYLCSVDEHKDHDTVSAAAERTERQRELGLRRQTIQQRLQDTEKDVKLLXQKEEAVTGSADKAVEDSEKIFTELIRLLEKRSSDVKQQIRSQQETEVSRVRELQERLEQEITELKRKDHELKQLSDTEDHNQFLHNYPSLSPLSESTHSSSIRIRPLRYFEDVTAAVSRVRGRLQDILSETETEILQIVSQVDVLLSQPEPETRADFLRYSQKITLDPNTVNNHLLLSERNRKVTYMSEEQSYSNHPDRFTSWRQVLSRESLTGRCYWEVEVGVRGGVHVAVTYKNISRAGDSGECAFGYNDKSWSLYCDGNSYIFRYNSIRTPVSGPLSSRVGVYLDHSAGVLSFYRVSDTMTLLHRVQTTFTQPLYAGVRVYDDGDTAEFYVSV; this is translated from the exons ATGTTGTCATCACGGA AATTATTAAACCtctgggacaaagaggaggagacaggaagctacagctgccctcagtgtggacagaccttcacaccgaggcctgtcctggggaaaaacaccatgtttgctgatttagtggaggagctgaagaagactggactccaagctgctcctgctgatcactgctatgctggacctgaagatgtggcctgtgatgtctgcactgggagaaaactgaaagctctcaagtcctgtttgaattgtttggcctcttattgtgaaaaacacctccagcctcatcttcagtcagctccattgaagaaggacaagctggtggagccctcggagaagctccaggagaacatctgctctcgtcacgatgaggtgatgaagatgttctgccgcactgatcagcagtgtatctgttatctctgctctgtggatgaacataaagaccacgacacagtgtcagctgcagcagaaaggactgagaggcagagagagctcgggctgaggagacaaacaatccagcagagactccaggacacagagaaagatgtgaagctgc cacagAAGGAGGAGGCCGTCactggctctgctgataaagcagtggaggacagtgagaagatcttcactgagctgatccgtctgctggagaaaagaagctctgatgtgaagcagcagatcagatcccagcaggaaactgaagtgagtcgagtcagagagcttcaggagagactggagcaggagatcactgagctgaagaggaaagaccatgaactgaagcagctctcagacacagaggatcacaaccagtttctacacaactacccctcactgtcaccactcagtgaatctacacactcatccagcatcaggatccgtcctctgaggtactttgaggacgtgacagcagctgtgtcccgggtcagaggtcgactacaggacattctgagtgagacagagacagagattttacagattgtgtctcaagtggatgttttactgtcacaaccagagccagagaccagagctgacttcttaagatattcacagaaaatcacactggatccaaacacagtaaacaatcatctgttattatctgagagaaacagaaaagtaacatatATGAGTGaagaacagtcttattctaatcacccagacagattcactaGTTGGcgtcaggtcctgagtagagagagtctgactggacgttgttactgggaggtggaggtgggggtgagaggaggagttcatgtagcagtcacatacaagaatatcagcagagcaggagactcaGGTGAATGTGCATTTGGatacaatgataaatcttggtcattatattgTGATGGAAACAGTTATATCTTTCGTTACAACAGCATCaggactccagtgtcaggtcctctgtcctccagagtaggagtgtacctggatcacagtgcaggtgttctgtccttctacagagtctctgacaccatgactctcctccacagagtccagaccacattcactcagcctctctatgctggagttaggGTTTATGATGatggagacacagctgagttct atGTGTCAGTgtaa